One genomic region from Rosa rugosa chromosome 1, drRosRugo1.1, whole genome shotgun sequence encodes:
- the LOC133727546 gene encoding protein PELPK1, whose protein sequence is MAGFQHCFLLSMVVAALCLSSIDTSFAARHLLQAPALPQPTIPSLPKVTLPPLPSLPTGLPQPTLPTFPTNPIPPLPKATLPSTQIPSLPNPTLPTIPSSVPKVTLPPLPATPLPTIPTKIPSFPTIPTTIPTVPSPPSN, encoded by the coding sequence ATGGCAGGTTTCCAGCATTGTTTCCTGCTTTCCATGGTGGTAGCGGCATTGTGCTTGTCTAGCATTGATACGAGCTTCGCAGCTCGACACCTTCTGCAGGCTCCAGCATTACCACAGCCTACAATTCCGTCTCTTCCCAAGGTTACATTGCCTCCACTGCCTTCCTTGCCAACAGGACTGCCTCAACCCACACTGCCAACATTTCCAACCAACCCCATCCCACCTCTGCCGAAAGCCACATTGCCAAGCACCCAAATCCCATCTCTGCCAAACCCTACCTTGCCAACAATTCCAAGCTCTGTTCCCAAGGTGACTCTTCCTCCACTTCCAGCCACTCCATTGCCCACCATCCCAACCAAGATTCCTTCATTCCCCACCATTCCAACCACAATTCCAACTGTTCCTTCTCCTCCCTCAAATTAA